One part of the Acidobacteriota bacterium genome encodes these proteins:
- a CDS encoding TonB-dependent receptor, giving the protein MPNTVRPPLVPTMTSVVLMTVASLAFSQQPSKAQSPSKPSFAEEVTVTATGIEIDIDEAPAAVTVIARDEMDDAQADRVVDMLRRVPSVAVVGSGNEGKLTSIFTRGTNSNQTLVMLDGVRLNTPFFGGFDWSRLSTGGLEQIEIVRGPYSSLWGADAVGGVVHLRSRQAREGFEGRLLGEGGSNGWQRLEAEVGWGNQMLDVFASGYDRQGDGELDNSDFSSRQFLINAGVNFGKRGSRLGVVAQSVETETGIPFASPGDLRPNRRQWGEHTLIALPVTWHINDRWSLEAVGARIDASVDFSDPDDLFMSESRTDTTSEQLRLASHHHLRGHVLTWGGEWRSEKVDDVSNIGPNLDHEQVEVTSFFLQEAWTPSRALRLLLGARWDDADTWGSETSPRANLAWRLSERLELTAGYGTAFRPPSIGELYYPFSGNPKLRAETSTSADFGFVFTKRGGVSRLEVTGFSTELDNLIEFDYATYQNHNIGSATINGAEMAWTRSLGRRGALFIQATYLDTEGDDGLPLLRRPEWSGTWTLHGQLSQYISGDLTLMYVGARDDVDPITYQRVSAPSYTTADIALAYSLWQGVEATARALNVFDEKYSEVLGYPAPGRRFFFGLRLGVDTPSRWRGNP; this is encoded by the coding sequence ATGCCGAACACTGTCAGGCCACCCCTTGTGCCAACCATGACTTCGGTCGTGTTAATGACTGTGGCCTCACTGGCGTTCAGCCAGCAACCGTCCAAAGCTCAGTCGCCGTCAAAACCGTCGTTCGCGGAGGAAGTCACGGTCACCGCGACCGGAATCGAAATCGATATCGACGAGGCTCCGGCTGCGGTCACAGTCATCGCCCGGGACGAAATGGATGATGCCCAGGCGGACAGGGTCGTCGACATGCTACGAAGAGTGCCGTCCGTGGCGGTCGTCGGCTCCGGTAACGAGGGCAAGCTGACCTCGATCTTCACCCGTGGCACGAATTCAAACCAGACCCTGGTCATGCTCGACGGTGTGCGGCTCAACACGCCGTTCTTCGGCGGTTTCGACTGGAGCCGACTGAGCACCGGCGGTCTGGAACAGATCGAGATCGTTAGAGGTCCCTACTCATCTCTCTGGGGAGCAGACGCGGTCGGGGGAGTCGTCCACCTGCGATCGCGGCAGGCCCGGGAGGGCTTCGAAGGTCGGCTCTTGGGCGAGGGCGGCTCGAACGGCTGGCAACGTCTGGAAGCGGAAGTCGGTTGGGGCAACCAGATGCTCGACGTCTTTGCGTCCGGCTACGATCGGCAAGGAGACGGCGAGCTCGATAACTCTGACTTTTCAAGCCGTCAGTTTCTGATCAACGCAGGCGTCAACTTCGGCAAGCGTGGGAGCCGTCTCGGCGTGGTGGCCCAGAGCGTCGAGACCGAAACCGGAATCCCCTTCGCCTCTCCGGGCGACCTGCGACCGAATCGACGCCAGTGGGGAGAGCACACCCTGATCGCCTTGCCAGTCACGTGGCACATCAACGATCGTTGGAGTCTCGAGGCCGTTGGTGCTCGGATAGACGCCAGCGTCGATTTCTCGGACCCAGATGACCTCTTCATGAGCGAGTCCCGGACCGACACCACCTCAGAACAGCTCCGCCTTGCATCACATCATCATCTCAGGGGTCATGTGTTGACCTGGGGTGGCGAGTGGCGGTCCGAAAAGGTCGATGATGTCTCGAATATCGGTCCCAACCTCGACCACGAGCAGGTCGAGGTGACCAGCTTCTTCCTGCAAGAGGCATGGACCCCGAGCCGGGCCCTGCGCCTCTTACTCGGTGCCCGCTGGGACGACGCTGACACCTGGGGCTCTGAAACCTCGCCGCGCGCAAACCTCGCCTGGCGCCTGTCCGAAAGGCTCGAGTTGACCGCCGGCTACGGCACTGCCTTTCGCCCACCATCGATCGGTGAGCTCTACTATCCCTTCTCGGGCAACCCGAAGCTGCGTGCCGAAACCTCCACGTCCGCCGACTTCGGTTTCGTTTTCACAAAACGCGGTGGCGTTTCGCGCCTCGAGGTAACGGGATTCTCCACCGAGCTCGACAATCTCATCGAGTTCGATTACGCGACGTACCAGAACCACAACATCGGCTCGGCCACGATCAACGGCGCCGAGATGGCCTGGACACGCTCTCTCGGTCGGCGAGGTGCTTTGTTCATCCAGGCGACCTACCTCGACACCGAGGGCGACGACGGTCTGCCGTTGCTGCGCCGCCCCGAGTGGAGCGGAACATGGACCCTTCACGGCCAGCTTTCGCAGTACATCAGCGGCGATCTGACGCTGATGTATGTGGGCGCAAGAGACGACGTCGATCCGATCACCTACCAACGCGTGAGCGCACCCAGCTACACGACAGCCGATATTGCCCTCGCCTACAGCCTTTGGCAAGGCGTCGAGGCAACCGCTCGGGCACTCAACGTTTTCGACGAGAAGTACTCCGAGGTCCTCGGATATCCGGCCCCCGGTCGCCGATTTTTCTTCGGTCTGCGCCTCGGAGTCGACACACCATCGCGCTGGCGCGGCAATCCATAG
- a CDS encoding 1-acyl-sn-glycerol-3-phosphate acyltransferase encodes MRRRGIAWWLYQPYKYLVFAPGLGLVTAIQAGVALALSMVTSPRTASRTAAVPWARVLAAMTPMVVAVEGRENIDPQQSYVLVSNHQSQYDIFLLYGWLGIDFKWVMKEELRSVPLIGMSCQRLGHIFIDRSNHTAAMAALESAKEKIVDGTSVMFFPEGTRSRDGKLKPFKKGAFRMALDLGLPILPLTVTGTRDVLPAGTIDLMPGSARLIIHPPISVEGMTVEDCAQLSRRVREVIASSLPGDEG; translated from the coding sequence ATGAGGCGACGCGGAATCGCATGGTGGTTGTACCAGCCATACAAATACCTGGTCTTCGCGCCGGGCCTGGGTTTGGTGACGGCGATTCAAGCCGGCGTCGCCCTGGCGCTCAGCATGGTCACCTCGCCGCGCACTGCGAGCCGGACGGCTGCCGTGCCATGGGCTCGCGTTCTCGCCGCCATGACTCCGATGGTGGTCGCGGTCGAGGGCCGCGAGAATATCGATCCGCAACAATCCTACGTCCTGGTGTCGAATCACCAGAGCCAGTACGACATCTTTCTGCTCTACGGCTGGCTCGGCATCGATTTCAAATGGGTCATGAAGGAGGAGCTGCGATCGGTGCCGTTGATCGGAATGTCGTGTCAGCGCCTCGGTCATATCTTCATCGATCGATCGAACCATACCGCGGCAATGGCGGCCCTCGAATCCGCCAAAGAGAAGATCGTCGACGGAACGTCGGTCATGTTTTTCCCGGAAGGCACGCGGAGCCGTGATGGCAAGCTCAAGCCCTTCAAAAAGGGCGCGTTTCGCATGGCGCTGGACCTCGGGTTGCCGATTCTTCCACTGACGGTGACGGGAACGAGAGATGTGCTGCCGGCGGGCACCATCGATCTGATGCCCGGGTCGGCCCGCCTGATCATCCACCCGCCGATATCGGTGGAAGGGATGACCGTTGAGGATTGTGCGCAACTCTCCCGTCGTGTCCGCGAGGTGATCGCCTCGAGCCTGCCCGGGGACGAGGGCTGA
- the metG gene encoding methionine--tRNA ligase, with amino-acid sequence MSESFYITTPIYYVNDMPHIGHIYTTVMADIFARYKRMTGAEVRFLTGTDEHGQKIEKAAKDQGIEPIQLADRVVARYHSLWKTLEISHDDFIRTSEPRHKRSVAEIIRRITAAGDIYDGEYEGWYLAADEAFVPDSQVKDGRDIESGMPVERLSEPSYFFRLSAYQEPLLRWYRENPECIRPRTRYNEVVSFVEGGLRDLSVSRTSLNWGVPYPGDDDHVVYVWLDALTNYISALGFGAEDETLYEKFWPASVHLVGKDILRFHCVYWPAFLMSAGLPLPKEIFGHGWWLQDEAKMSKSIGNVVRPDYLIERFGADSLRYFLAREMSFGHDASFSDEVFLERFNADLANALGNTASRTLSMTGRYLDGRVPAVSSDGPVPEAAAAAVANYLLHLEQAEPNRALEAAWQLLKAIDGHIQERQPWARAKEGETGRTSLEATLYVSLEGLRITALMIEPFMPVIAERLRQQLGVGDMARNFGEATNWGGLAEGTTIGKTEPLFPRVDINAYIKELRMNTTKEETEKSPEGELLSIDDFFKTKLVVGTIREAEKVPNSKKLVRLMVDLGEPELRQLVAGIAERYEAADLVGRQIVVVANLKPAKLMGVESQGMLLAANLEGAPFLLSPDAEVPPGTAVS; translated from the coding sequence GTGAGCGAGAGTTTCTACATCACGACCCCGATCTACTATGTCAACGATATGCCCCATATCGGGCATATCTACACGACCGTCATGGCCGATATCTTCGCCCGGTACAAGCGGATGACCGGCGCTGAAGTGCGCTTCCTCACGGGAACCGACGAACACGGCCAGAAAATCGAGAAGGCGGCCAAGGACCAGGGCATCGAACCGATCCAACTTGCCGACCGGGTGGTCGCACGGTACCACTCGTTGTGGAAGACCCTCGAGATTTCGCACGACGACTTCATCCGCACATCGGAACCTCGTCACAAGCGGAGCGTAGCCGAGATCATCCGCCGCATCACCGCGGCCGGTGATATCTACGACGGGGAGTACGAGGGGTGGTACCTCGCGGCGGACGAGGCATTTGTCCCCGACTCACAGGTCAAGGACGGGCGTGACATCGAGAGCGGGATGCCCGTCGAAAGGCTTTCCGAGCCGAGCTACTTTTTTCGCCTCTCCGCCTACCAGGAACCGCTGCTTCGCTGGTATCGAGAAAACCCCGAGTGCATCCGACCACGTACTCGGTACAACGAAGTCGTCAGCTTCGTTGAAGGCGGCCTTCGGGACCTGTCGGTCTCCAGAACCTCCCTGAATTGGGGAGTCCCCTACCCCGGCGACGACGACCACGTCGTCTATGTCTGGCTGGACGCCCTCACCAACTACATATCTGCCCTCGGTTTCGGCGCCGAAGACGAGACGCTATACGAAAAGTTCTGGCCGGCATCGGTTCACCTCGTGGGCAAGGACATTCTGCGTTTTCACTGTGTCTACTGGCCGGCCTTTCTGATGTCCGCCGGGCTCCCCCTACCCAAAGAGATATTTGGCCACGGGTGGTGGTTGCAGGACGAGGCCAAAATGTCGAAGTCGATTGGGAACGTCGTCCGGCCCGATTACCTCATCGAGCGCTTCGGCGCGGACTCGCTTCGCTATTTCCTGGCCCGCGAAATGTCCTTCGGCCATGACGCCTCGTTTTCGGACGAAGTGTTCCTCGAACGCTTCAACGCCGACCTCGCCAACGCCCTTGGCAACACAGCCTCCCGAACCCTTTCGATGACCGGCCGCTACCTCGACGGCAGAGTCCCGGCCGTGTCTTCCGACGGCCCTGTGCCGGAGGCGGCGGCTGCCGCGGTGGCCAACTACCTCCTCCACCTCGAACAGGCTGAACCGAACCGCGCACTCGAGGCCGCGTGGCAGCTGCTCAAGGCGATTGATGGCCACATTCAGGAGCGGCAACCGTGGGCGCGTGCCAAGGAAGGCGAAACTGGGCGAACATCGCTCGAGGCCACCCTGTACGTTTCACTCGAAGGGCTCCGCATAACGGCGCTGATGATCGAGCCGTTCATGCCCGTCATCGCCGAACGGCTCAGGCAGCAGCTCGGAGTCGGCGACATGGCCCGAAATTTCGGTGAGGCTACGAATTGGGGTGGCCTCGCAGAAGGCACCACTATCGGCAAGACCGAACCCCTGTTTCCACGAGTCGATATCAACGCCTACATCAAGGAGCTACGGATGAACACCACGAAAGAAGAGACCGAAAAGTCGCCCGAGGGTGAACTCCTTTCCATCGATGATTTCTTCAAAACCAAGCTGGTGGTCGGCACCATTCGCGAGGCCGAGAAGGTACCGAATTCGAAAAAGCTGGTGCGGCTGATGGTCGATCTCGGTGAGCCCGAGCTGCGGCAGCTCGTCGCAGGCATCGCCGAGCGCTACGAGGCCGCCGACCTCGTTGGTCGCCAGATCGTGGTGGTTGCCAATCTCAAACCGGCCAAGTTGATGGGCGTCGAATCCCAGGGAATGTTGCTGGCGGCCAACCTCGAGGGAGCACCCTTCCTGCTTTCACCTGACGCTGAAGTGCCGCCTGGCACAGCGGTGAGTTGA
- a CDS encoding dihydrofolate reductase — protein sequence MMEVSMIVAVSSNGVIGRDGGLPWSLPADLRHFKRTTMGHHLIIGRRTWDELGKPLPGRTMVVVTRSRQLALEGAQVVSSIKEALEVAAADDEPFIGGGSQIYRAALAHGLVDRIYLTRIHAEIEGDTRLPEIDFDLWELVSEEHHEADEKNEFDYSFLVYERGQ from the coding sequence ATGATGGAGGTTTCGATGATCGTCGCCGTGTCGTCGAACGGAGTCATCGGGCGTGACGGTGGCCTGCCGTGGTCTCTGCCGGCTGATCTCAGGCATTTCAAACGGACCACGATGGGGCACCACCTGATCATTGGCCGGCGAACCTGGGATGAGCTCGGCAAGCCGCTGCCGGGCAGGACGATGGTAGTAGTGACCCGTAGCCGGCAACTCGCTCTCGAGGGTGCGCAGGTTGTCTCGTCGATCAAAGAGGCTCTCGAGGTGGCGGCCGCGGACGACGAGCCGTTCATCGGTGGAGGATCGCAGATCTATCGCGCCGCCCTCGCGCACGGCCTGGTGGATCGGATCTATCTGACCCGGATCCATGCCGAGATCGAGGGCGATACCCGCCTCCCGGAAATTGATTTCGACCTATGGGAACTTGTCTCCGAGGAGCACCACGAAGCTGACGAAAAGAACGAGTTCGATTACAGCTTTTTGGTTTATGAAAGAGGGCAATAG
- a CDS encoding thymidylate synthase: protein MRQYLDLLDHVLKSGVEKEDRTGTGTLSAFGYQMRFDLRDGFPALTTKRLHLRSIIHELLWFLAGDTNLTYLHEHGVTIWDEWADANDDLGPIYGHQWRSWPTTEGGAVDQIERVVNGIRNDPNSRRHIVSAWNVADIEEMALPPCHCLFQFWVAQGGLSCQLYQRSADLFLGVPFNIASYALLTMMVARVCGLEPREFVHSFGDVHLYRNHLEQARTQLAREPRGLPTMHIERTPDSIFDFVYEDFRLDGYDPQPHIKAPIAV from the coding sequence ATGAGGCAATACCTGGACCTGCTCGATCACGTCCTCAAAAGCGGTGTGGAGAAGGAGGACCGAACCGGCACTGGGACCCTCAGCGCCTTCGGTTACCAGATGCGATTCGATCTGCGCGACGGTTTCCCGGCCCTGACGACAAAGAGGCTCCACCTGCGTTCGATCATCCATGAGCTTTTGTGGTTTCTCGCCGGAGATACCAATCTCACCTATCTGCACGAGCACGGAGTGACGATCTGGGACGAGTGGGCCGACGCGAACGACGATCTCGGTCCGATATATGGCCACCAGTGGCGTTCGTGGCCCACCACAGAAGGCGGTGCGGTGGATCAGATCGAACGAGTTGTGAATGGCATTCGGAATGACCCAAATTCACGGCGTCACATCGTATCGGCGTGGAACGTGGCGGACATCGAGGAGATGGCGTTGCCTCCGTGTCACTGTCTCTTCCAGTTCTGGGTGGCCCAGGGGGGCCTCTCGTGCCAGCTCTATCAGCGGAGCGCGGACCTCTTTCTCGGGGTGCCGTTCAATATCGCCTCGTACGCATTGCTGACGATGATGGTCGCCCGCGTCTGTGGACTCGAGCCGCGTGAGTTCGTGCACTCGTTTGGCGATGTCCATCTGTACCGCAACCACCTTGAACAGGCGAGAACCCAACTCGCACGGGAGCCGCGCGGCCTGCCCACGATGCATATCGAACGTACGCCAGACAGCATCTTCGATTTCGTTTATGAAGATTTTCGGCTCGATGGTTATGACCCTCAGCCCCACATCAAGGCTCCGATTGCGGTGTGA
- a CDS encoding HAD hydrolase family protein has translation MPSRLPADVREKLEPIRLIALDVDGVLTDGSLDYSADGEDRKRFSARDGVAIKLLLRAGIQVAVISGRSSEAVVKRCTELGMRSELILVGSHDKPADLDRVEEILQINDSAVAAMGDDLPDLPLLARAAFTACPADAAPEVIAACDMVCGMTGGHGAVREFAEVLLKGQGRWIELVSGWIDSGQQRG, from the coding sequence ATGCCAAGTCGTTTGCCAGCCGACGTCCGCGAGAAGCTCGAGCCGATCCGCCTGATCGCCCTCGATGTCGACGGGGTGCTTACGGACGGCAGCCTCGACTATTCGGCTGACGGTGAAGACCGCAAACGCTTTTCGGCTCGAGACGGTGTTGCCATCAAGCTCCTCCTGCGAGCAGGAATACAGGTTGCCGTCATCAGCGGTCGATCAAGCGAAGCGGTGGTGAAGCGGTGCACGGAGCTCGGGATGCGCTCCGAACTCATACTTGTCGGTTCACACGACAAACCGGCCGATCTCGATCGCGTGGAAGAGATCCTCCAGATAAACGATTCCGCGGTGGCGGCTATGGGCGACGACCTGCCTGATCTGCCGCTACTCGCCCGTGCAGCGTTCACTGCATGCCCCGCTGATGCCGCGCCGGAGGTGATCGCTGCCTGCGATATGGTTTGCGGCATGACAGGCGGGCACGGCGCGGTGCGGGAGTTCGCCGAGGTGCTGCTCAAAGGACAGGGTCGCTGGATCGAGCTGGTGAGCGGTTGGATTGACTCGGGACAACAGCGCGGATGA
- a CDS encoding esterase-like activity of phytase family protein, with protein MRPGRIEKTLNVFVAALAMAASAASTDLELDLLGESSLPGHLRVDGTLVGGLSGLTYDPGCDLFYVVSDDRGSIDPPRFYTLKVRLDGEKADATVRGATVLRDSGGVPFARGVLDSEALALSPDGTLFLASEGVPHRGIPPMVARFGLEGTMIDELALPDYFLPNADGTRGVRDNLGFEGLALSPDGKRLFVAAENALAQDGPLADTDRGSPARLLVFELPGGRPIAEFLYEVGPVPDQPEPASAFRTNGISEIVALDTHRLLVVERSFSAGVGNRVRLYQVDLSRATNINGVDGILEMDGPRPVMADKALIADLGQRGLVPDNIEGMALGPDLGDGRRLLVMISDNNFQPSVQANQIVFFAVSGVDPPQAVRLDATIHQIQGSGHVSPLAGRCVSRVGGLVTAILGSRGGQAFWMQDPVGDGDSGTSEGLLVMASKGLPLVRVGDRISVGGRVEERGWGLELPVTRLFSTDLEIKNRGQNLPPPEVIGNGGRTIPQPEVASDDYQTYDPAVFAADAFESLEGMLIRVERPVVVGPTSRYGEVTVLPEFGAGARTRTDRHGLRLRPDNPNPQRIVIDDRLVADPPQLQVGDTLQAHADGILHYSFGSYKLLNTDPLPPAYRSEIRRERTDITGDTENFTVATFNVENLSVVSAESKFVSLAETVVENLGGPDVLAVQEIQDDSGAEDDGTVRATATLDRLIVSIERAGGPRYESRSIDPVDGADGGQPGANIRTAFLFNPERVRFVDRVDCADDKSTTVDRGLSLSCSPGLVEPGNPAFRAGEDGHGGSRKPLVGEFEFAGKRFFIINLHLSSKGGDDPIFGRRQPRLENTVKRRTDQADLVADFVRKLTEADPSARIVVLGDLNDFEDSPPLRVLETAGLEDLVKRVEIEDRYSYVHLGNSQVLDHVLASGTLAREAEVDMVHVNAEWPASERASDHDPVIACFSFER; from the coding sequence TTGAGGCCGGGCCGGATCGAAAAGACACTCAACGTTTTCGTCGCAGCCCTCGCCATGGCGGCGTCGGCCGCGTCGACTGATCTGGAGCTGGACCTGTTGGGCGAAAGCAGCCTGCCGGGACATCTTCGAGTTGACGGGACCCTGGTAGGCGGGCTCTCCGGCCTGACCTACGATCCCGGATGCGACCTCTTCTACGTCGTATCGGACGATCGCGGCAGCATCGATCCCCCGCGTTTCTACACGCTGAAGGTCCGGCTCGACGGGGAGAAGGCGGATGCAACCGTGCGCGGAGCGACGGTCTTGCGCGATTCGGGGGGTGTACCTTTTGCTCGCGGTGTCCTCGATTCCGAGGCCCTCGCCCTGTCGCCGGACGGGACCCTGTTTCTGGCCTCTGAAGGCGTGCCGCATCGGGGCATCCCGCCCATGGTGGCTCGATTCGGGCTCGAAGGGACGATGATTGACGAGCTTGCGCTGCCCGACTATTTCCTGCCGAACGCCGACGGCACGCGGGGGGTTCGCGACAATCTCGGTTTCGAGGGTCTCGCCCTCAGCCCCGACGGCAAGAGGCTCTTCGTCGCCGCTGAAAACGCTCTCGCTCAGGACGGTCCGTTGGCGGACACCGATCGCGGTAGCCCGGCTCGACTGCTGGTGTTCGAGCTGCCCGGGGGCCGACCGATTGCCGAGTTTCTCTACGAGGTGGGTCCGGTTCCGGACCAGCCGGAACCGGCGTCGGCCTTCCGGACCAACGGCATCTCCGAGATCGTCGCCCTCGACACGCATAGACTGCTGGTGGTCGAACGGTCGTTTTCGGCCGGGGTCGGCAATCGGGTGCGCCTGTACCAAGTGGATCTGAGCAGGGCGACGAATATCAACGGTGTCGACGGCATTCTAGAGATGGACGGCCCGCGACCTGTGATGGCCGACAAAGCGTTGATCGCCGATCTCGGTCAACGTGGACTGGTGCCGGATAACATCGAGGGGATGGCGCTCGGACCCGATCTCGGTGACGGCCGGCGATTGCTCGTGATGATCTCGGACAACAACTTTCAACCCTCGGTTCAGGCCAATCAGATCGTGTTCTTTGCAGTCTCCGGGGTCGATCCCCCGCAGGCTGTACGGCTCGATGCAACGATTCATCAGATACAGGGCTCGGGTCATGTGTCGCCGCTCGCCGGGCGCTGCGTTTCGCGGGTCGGCGGGCTGGTGACCGCGATTCTCGGCAGCAGGGGTGGCCAAGCCTTCTGGATGCAGGATCCTGTCGGGGACGGAGATTCGGGAACCTCGGAGGGGCTGTTGGTCATGGCGTCCAAGGGGCTGCCATTGGTCCGGGTTGGTGATCGAATCAGTGTCGGAGGGCGGGTGGAGGAGCGTGGATGGGGGTTGGAACTCCCGGTGACCCGCCTCTTCTCGACCGATCTCGAGATCAAAAACCGGGGGCAGAATCTTCCACCTCCCGAGGTGATCGGCAATGGCGGAAGAACGATCCCTCAACCGGAGGTCGCTTCGGATGATTACCAGACGTACGATCCGGCGGTCTTCGCCGCGGACGCCTTCGAAAGCCTCGAGGGGATGCTGATCAGGGTCGAGAGGCCGGTCGTCGTCGGACCGACCTCGCGCTACGGAGAGGTGACGGTGTTGCCGGAATTCGGCGCGGGTGCGCGCACGAGGACAGACCGTCACGGACTGCGCCTTCGACCCGACAACCCCAATCCACAACGCATTGTGATCGACGATCGGTTGGTCGCCGACCCACCGCAGCTGCAGGTGGGCGACACGCTCCAGGCCCACGCGGACGGAATCCTCCACTACAGCTTCGGCAGCTACAAGCTGCTCAACACCGATCCGCTGCCGCCCGCGTACCGGAGCGAGATCAGACGCGAGCGCACCGATATCACCGGAGACACGGAGAATTTCACAGTGGCGACCTTCAACGTCGAGAACCTGTCGGTGGTGTCGGCGGAGAGTAAATTCGTGAGCCTGGCGGAAACCGTAGTCGAGAACCTCGGCGGGCCGGACGTCCTGGCGGTCCAGGAGATCCAGGACGACTCTGGCGCCGAGGACGACGGCACGGTGAGGGCAACGGCGACCTTGGATCGACTCATTGTGAGCATCGAAAGGGCCGGCGGGCCGCGCTACGAGAGTCGATCGATCGATCCCGTCGATGGGGCCGACGGGGGCCAGCCCGGTGCCAACATCAGAACCGCTTTCCTCTTCAATCCGGAAAGGGTGCGGTTTGTCGATCGGGTCGATTGCGCTGATGACAAGAGCACGACCGTTGACCGCGGCCTCAGCCTGTCGTGCAGCCCGGGCCTGGTCGAGCCGGGCAACCCGGCCTTTCGAGCGGGAGAAGATGGTCACGGTGGCAGTCGAAAACCGCTGGTGGGAGAGTTCGAGTTCGCCGGTAAGCGGTTCTTCATCATCAATCTCCACCTGAGCTCCAAGGGCGGCGACGACCCGATCTTTGGGCGACGACAGCCTCGATTGGAGAACACGGTCAAACGGCGCACCGATCAGGCGGACCTGGTGGCGGATTTCGTCAGAAAACTGACCGAGGCAGATCCGTCGGCCAGGATCGTGGTGCTTGGAGATCTCAACGACTTCGAAGATTCGCCACCCCTGCGGGTGCTCGAAACGGCGGGCCTCGAGGATCTCGTGAAGCGGGTGGAGATCGAAGATCGTTACAGCTATGTCCATCTCGGCAACTCACAGGTCCTCGATCATGTCCTTGCCAGCGGCACGCTGGCACGGGAGGCCGAAGTCGACATGGTGCACGTAAACGCCGAGTGGCCGGCTAGTGAACGCGCCTCCGACCACGACCCGGTGATTGCCTGCTTCTCGTTTGAACGTTAG